A window of Coturnix japonica isolate 7356 chromosome 2, Coturnix japonica 2.1, whole genome shotgun sequence contains these coding sequences:
- the CA3 gene encoding carbonic anhydrase 3 isoform X3, which yields MTLLIDQLHLVHWNPKHGNFAGALKQPDGVAVVGVFLKVGKTPKPEMKRILEEIDNIKTKGKEAPFQHFDPSILFPKSRDYWTYHGSFTTPPCEECITWILLREPIEVSPDQMARLRSLSKNGENEPLCPLVDNWRPVQPVKGRIVRASFK from the exons ATGACACTTTTGATAGATCAG TTACATCTGGTACACTGGAATCCAAAACATGGTAATTTTGCTGGAGCTTTGAAACAACCTGATGGAGTGGCCGTTGTGGgtgtttttctgaaa GTTGGAAAAACTCCCAAACCAGAAATGAAGAGAATTCTTGAAGAAATTGATAATATAAAGACCAAG gGGAAAGAGGCTCCTTTTCAGCACTTTGATCCATCAATTCTTTTCCCTAAATCTCGGGATTACTGGACGTATCATGGTTCATTCACGACGCCCCCCTGTGAGGAGTGCATCACCTGGATTCTCTTGAGGGAGCCCATTGAAGTCAGCCCAGACCAG atGGCGAGGCTCCGTAGCCTTTCCAAGAATGGTGAGAACGAGCCCTTATGCCCACTGGTTGATAACTGGCGCCCAGTTCAGCCTGTGAAGGGCAGGATAGTGAGAGCCTCGTTCAAGTAA
- the CA3 gene encoding carbonic anhydrase 3 isoform X1 encodes MAQSVWGYDSENGPEHWHENYPMAKGDKQSPIEINSKDVQHDSSLSAWHASYDPGAAKTILNNGRTCRVVFDDTFDRSVLRGGPLTGAYRLRQLHLHWGSADDHGSEHVIDGVKYAAELHLVHWNPKHGNFAGALKQPDGVAVVGVFLKVGKTPKPEMKRILEEIDNIKTKGKEAPFQHFDPSILFPKSRDYWTYHGSFTTPPCEECITWILLREPIEVSPDQMARLRSLSKNGENEPLCPLVDNWRPVQPVKGRIVRASFK; translated from the exons ATGGCTCAGTCCGTGTGGGGATACGACAGCGAGAACG GACCTGAGCACTGGCATGAGAACTACCCCATGGCCAAAGGAGACAAACAGTCGCCCATTGAGATCAACAGCAAAGATGTGCAGCACgactcttctctttctgcttggCATGCCAGTTACGATCCCGGGGCGGCTAAAACCATCCTGAACAACGGGCGGACCTGCAGGGTTGTCTTTGATGACACTTTTGATAGATCAG TGCTGAGAGGCGGGCCGCTCACAGGAGCCTACAGGCTGCGACAGCTGCACTTGCACTGGGGTTCTGCTGATGACCACGGCTCTGAGCATGTTATAGATGGGGTAAAATATGCAGCAGAG TTACATCTGGTACACTGGAATCCAAAACATGGTAATTTTGCTGGAGCTTTGAAACAACCTGATGGAGTGGCCGTTGTGGgtgtttttctgaaa GTTGGAAAAACTCCCAAACCAGAAATGAAGAGAATTCTTGAAGAAATTGATAATATAAAGACCAAG gGGAAAGAGGCTCCTTTTCAGCACTTTGATCCATCAATTCTTTTCCCTAAATCTCGGGATTACTGGACGTATCATGGTTCATTCACGACGCCCCCCTGTGAGGAGTGCATCACCTGGATTCTCTTGAGGGAGCCCATTGAAGTCAGCCCAGACCAG atGGCGAGGCTCCGTAGCCTTTCCAAGAATGGTGAGAACGAGCCCTTATGCCCACTGGTTGATAACTGGCGCCCAGTTCAGCCTGTGAAGGGCAGGATAGTGAGAGCCTCGTTCAAGTAA
- the CA3 gene encoding carbonic anhydrase 3 isoform X2 — protein MAKGDKQSPIEINSKDVQHDSSLSAWHASYDPGAAKTILNNGRTCRVVFDDTFDRSVLRGGPLTGAYRLRQLHLHWGSADDHGSEHVIDGVKYAAELHLVHWNPKHGNFAGALKQPDGVAVVGVFLKVGKTPKPEMKRILEEIDNIKTKGKEAPFQHFDPSILFPKSRDYWTYHGSFTTPPCEECITWILLREPIEVSPDQMARLRSLSKNGENEPLCPLVDNWRPVQPVKGRIVRASFK, from the exons ATGGCCAAAGGAGACAAACAGTCGCCCATTGAGATCAACAGCAAAGATGTGCAGCACgactcttctctttctgcttggCATGCCAGTTACGATCCCGGGGCGGCTAAAACCATCCTGAACAACGGGCGGACCTGCAGGGTTGTCTTTGATGACACTTTTGATAGATCAG TGCTGAGAGGCGGGCCGCTCACAGGAGCCTACAGGCTGCGACAGCTGCACTTGCACTGGGGTTCTGCTGATGACCACGGCTCTGAGCATGTTATAGATGGGGTAAAATATGCAGCAGAG TTACATCTGGTACACTGGAATCCAAAACATGGTAATTTTGCTGGAGCTTTGAAACAACCTGATGGAGTGGCCGTTGTGGgtgtttttctgaaa GTTGGAAAAACTCCCAAACCAGAAATGAAGAGAATTCTTGAAGAAATTGATAATATAAAGACCAAG gGGAAAGAGGCTCCTTTTCAGCACTTTGATCCATCAATTCTTTTCCCTAAATCTCGGGATTACTGGACGTATCATGGTTCATTCACGACGCCCCCCTGTGAGGAGTGCATCACCTGGATTCTCTTGAGGGAGCCCATTGAAGTCAGCCCAGACCAG atGGCGAGGCTCCGTAGCCTTTCCAAGAATGGTGAGAACGAGCCCTTATGCCCACTGGTTGATAACTGGCGCCCAGTTCAGCCTGTGAAGGGCAGGATAGTGAGAGCCTCGTTCAAGTAA